Genomic DNA from Calditrichota bacterium:
AATATACTACTATAATACTGCTGATTCTGAAGAATACGCGTTATTTAGTTTTACTACGCCAGATAAAACACTCTGGAAAGCTCCTTTTGAATCTAACTGGTGGGGTTTATTTGAGACAACAATTGATGACCTGAACCTTATTAGCCTGCCTTTAACAAATAAAATTTTTGACCGTGCCTTAATTGATACAATAGAAAATAAGCCAGATACAACTTGGGGGTATATTATAGATCTATACCCAACGCAGGTTACAAAGGGTTTTGGTATTACCTCGTATAATTATGGATTAGATGTACTAATAGGGGCAAAAATTGATACAAACCGTTTCGGAACACTTGTGAGTATTAATGATCAACCATTTTTGATAAAGAGTTTTGTCCTAAATCAAAACTACCCAAATCCTTTTAACCCAATCACAAAAATTGAATACAACATTCCAGTTAAATCAAAAATTAAAATTGATGTTT
This window encodes:
- a CDS encoding T9SS type A sorting domain-containing protein, producing the protein MKYLITSLLFLITTNLSAQVDTTIYYPLHIGDKWAYYSPYSGQHNVEIIGDTLMPNEKTYFIFSNGVYAWRFQRSNNDTIYYYNTADSEEYALFSFTTPDKTLWKAPFESNWWGLFETTIDDLNLISLPLTNKIFDRALIDTIENKPDTTWGYIIDLYPTQVTKGFGITSYNYGLDVLIGAKIDTNRFGTLVSINDQPFLIKSFVLNQNYPNPFNPITKIEYNIPVKSKIKIDVFNALGKRIKTLYTGFQKRGKHIIEFNGTGFTSGVYFTKLQSGNHVQIIKMLLIK